A single genomic interval of Actinomycetota bacterium harbors:
- a CDS encoding MMPL family transporter, protein HPLVASLGYASAVAVLTAVVAAITLLPAILSLAGGHLFGARLSAFLRPRPKPAAATVRSRPARPRPGS, encoded by the coding sequence GCATCCCCTGGTGGCGTCGCTCGGCTACGCCAGCGCCGTGGCCGTGCTCACGGCGGTGGTGGCGGCCATCACGTTGCTGCCCGCCATCCTGTCGCTGGCCGGCGGGCACCTGTTCGGGGCGCGGCTGTCGGCCTTCCTCCGCCCCCGGCCGAAGCCGGCGGCGGCGACGGTCCGGAGCCGACCGGCCAGGCCGCGCCCGGGGTCCTAG